The proteins below come from a single Deltaproteobacteria bacterium genomic window:
- a CDS encoding glycine reductase, producing the protein MNSRQVIIKSCSNILVHLPDFVRHGSKPSRELRKHPGLAEKITRHLRTAEEAVGYAPNQVFIGNMEPDRLRSIDQPWFRHLVNGEEGFGRSGPFGEIMPQEEFYALLKASTDESSHDLVWLEKSFVRDTVVPAINGHPLCNGEDLLSKLQNGKVIEEIQEKIERDHSLPLYHNDTLVGCFQRHHEEDESLRADVLMENLITKASAYLALKHLLNGSGLDASDIDFIISCSEEAAGDRYQRGGGNLARAIGEMAGCDNATSCDVKSFCVGPHFALLHAAALVKSGLFKNVAVVAGGSLTKLGMKFQGHLEKNMPILEDVIGGVAFLVTEDDGISPVLRLDLLGKYPIGAGGSQQRIQENLILKPLRAGGLKLTDIDRYATELQNPEITLPIGQDDIPLKNYRLIAALAVQQKEIEKSQMNEFIETRGLVGFAPTQGHIPAGVPYIAHGIREILEGRKKQIMIVAKGSPFLTRMTNLSDGLSFVLGANPKNGEEGRYA; encoded by the coding sequence CCGGGGCTGGCGGAAAAGATTACCCGCCACCTGAGAACGGCAGAAGAAGCCGTGGGCTATGCCCCCAACCAGGTCTTCATCGGCAACATGGAGCCGGACAGGCTCAGGTCGATCGACCAGCCATGGTTCCGCCATCTCGTAAACGGGGAGGAAGGGTTCGGCAGATCGGGCCCGTTCGGGGAGATCATGCCCCAGGAAGAGTTCTACGCCCTGTTGAAGGCGTCGACGGATGAATCCTCCCATGACCTGGTATGGCTCGAGAAGAGCTTCGTGCGCGATACCGTGGTGCCGGCGATCAACGGGCACCCCCTGTGTAACGGCGAGGATCTGCTGAGCAAATTGCAGAATGGCAAGGTGATAGAGGAAATCCAGGAAAAAATAGAGCGTGACCACTCTCTGCCCCTCTATCACAACGATACCCTGGTCGGCTGTTTTCAGAGACATCACGAGGAGGACGAATCGCTCAGGGCCGATGTGCTCATGGAAAACCTGATCACCAAGGCTTCGGCATACCTGGCGCTGAAGCACCTGCTCAACGGCTCCGGCCTGGATGCGTCGGACATCGATTTCATCATCAGCTGCTCCGAGGAGGCGGCCGGAGACAGGTACCAGCGGGGCGGCGGAAATCTGGCCCGCGCCATAGGCGAAATGGCCGGGTGCGACAACGCCACCTCCTGCGACGTCAAGTCCTTCTGTGTCGGTCCCCACTTTGCCCTCCTGCACGCGGCGGCCCTGGTAAAATCGGGGCTGTTTAAAAATGTCGCCGTCGTGGCCGGGGGGTCGCTCACCAAACTGGGCATGAAATTCCAGGGGCACCTCGAGAAGAACATGCCCATTCTGGAGGACGTGATCGGCGGCGTGGCCTTCCTGGTGACGGAAGATGACGGCATCTCGCCCGTGCTCAGGCTCGACCTGCTCGGGAAATACCCCATCGGGGCCGGTGGGTCGCAGCAGCGTATCCAGGAAAACCTGATCCTGAAGCCGCTCAGAGCCGGGGGCTTGAAGCTGACCGACATCGACCGCTACGCCACCGAACTGCAGAACCCCGAAATCACCCTGCCCATCGGGCAGGATGACATTCCCCTCAAGAACTACCGCCTCATCGCAGCGCTTGCGGTGCAGCAGAAGGAGATCGAGAAGTCCCAGATGAACGAATTCATCGAAACGCGGGGACTGGTCGGCTTTGCCCCGACACAGGGGCACATCCCCGCAGGCGTTCCCTATATCGCTCATGGGATCAGGGAAATCCTCGAGGGGAGGAAAAAACAGATCATGATCGTGGCGAAGGGGAGCCCGTTTTTGACCCGAATGACGAATCTATCCGACGGGCTGTCCTTTGTTCTGGGAGCAAACCCGAAAAACGGCGAGGAGGGCAGATATGCTTAA